One Desulfuromonas thiophila genomic window carries:
- a CDS encoding acetoin utilization protein AcuC, whose translation MSAPRALVYAPQFSAYSYGEAHPFKVERYRLTYELMGHCGLLDFPGTIQVAPPYASRRQLEAFHRPDYLDTLERFSQTDGPQANFRYGLGDVENPVFHGLYDWARLMCGGTIEALRQVTEGGCRAAFSMAGGWHHSHSARASGFCYLNDVVVALQPLLAAGKRVVYVDLDGHHGDAVQEAFYQSAQVLTISIHENGKDFYPYSGFVEEVGEGAGYGYSINVPLAAHSDDLIFEQAFKKVVLPLIAAYRPDLLITQMGADFLRTDPLTRLECTTAMMEYAARAFLATGLPWVAVGGGGYDRLNVARAWTLLWAAMTGAPVADALPLAFVPLARQFTPGALALRDAPHLATPDDYCRAQQALDTCLRFLERRIFPLHRL comes from the coding sequence ATGTCTGCTCCACGAGCCCTGGTCTACGCACCCCAATTCAGTGCCTACAGCTATGGTGAGGCTCACCCGTTCAAGGTGGAACGTTACCGACTGACCTATGAACTGATGGGGCATTGCGGTCTGCTTGATTTCCCCGGTACGATCCAGGTGGCGCCTCCTTATGCCAGCCGCCGACAACTGGAGGCTTTCCACCGGCCGGACTATCTTGATACGCTGGAACGCTTCAGTCAGACCGATGGACCGCAGGCCAACTTCCGTTATGGTCTGGGCGATGTTGAAAATCCGGTTTTTCATGGACTGTACGACTGGGCGCGGCTAATGTGTGGCGGAACCATCGAAGCGCTGCGCCAGGTGACCGAAGGGGGTTGTCGGGCGGCTTTCAGTATGGCCGGCGGCTGGCATCACAGCCACAGTGCCCGGGCGTCCGGCTTCTGTTACCTGAATGATGTGGTGGTGGCGCTGCAGCCGCTGCTGGCAGCTGGCAAGCGGGTGGTTTATGTCGATCTTGATGGTCACCACGGTGACGCCGTTCAGGAAGCCTTTTATCAGAGTGCTCAGGTCCTGACGATTTCCATTCATGAAAACGGCAAGGATTTTTATCCCTATTCCGGTTTTGTTGAAGAGGTGGGTGAGGGTGCCGGCTACGGCTACAGCATTAACGTCCCCCTGGCAGCCCATTCCGATGACTTGATCTTTGAACAGGCGTTCAAAAAGGTGGTACTGCCGTTGATTGCGGCCTATCGGCCCGATTTGCTGATCACCCAGATGGGGGCTGATTTTTTGCGCACCGATCCGCTGACCCGGCTGGAGTGTACGACGGCCATGATGGAATATGCCGCCCGCGCCTTTCTGGCCACGGGCCTGCCTTGGGTGGCGGTCGGTGGTGGCGGCTACGATCGCCTCAATGTTGCCCGCGCCTGGACGCTGCTGTGGGCAGCCATGACCGGAGCTCCCGTGGCCGATGCCCTGCCGTTGGCGTTTGTTCCCCTGGCACGGCAGTTTACCCCCGGTGCCCTGGCGTTGCGCGATGCACCGCATCTGGCGACGCCCGACGATTATTGTCGCGCCCAGCAGGCTCTGGATACCTGCCTGCGGTTTCTGGAGCGACGCATCTTTCCGCTGCATCGACTCTGA
- the coaD gene encoding pantetheine-phosphate adenylyltransferase: MSDRIAVYPGSFDPITNGHLDIIQRGLHTFDTLIVGVARNSSKKSLFSVTERVEMIREALGNHPRVQVDVIDGLLIDYVRRKNSRIILRGLRAVSDFEYEFQLAQVNHSVEKEIETLFMMTSVRYGYLSSSIVKEMAAYNGPVEDFVPPNVLGRLRQKFSAATPV, encoded by the coding sequence ATGAGCGATCGTATTGCCGTCTATCCCGGATCATTCGACCCGATCACCAACGGCCACCTCGACATCATTCAGCGCGGTTTGCACACCTTCGACACACTGATTGTCGGAGTGGCGCGCAATTCCAGCAAAAAAAGTCTGTTTTCCGTCACCGAACGGGTCGAAATGATCCGCGAGGCCCTAGGCAACCATCCCCGCGTCCAGGTCGATGTGATCGACGGCCTGCTGATTGACTACGTCCGCCGCAAGAATTCCCGCATCATTCTGCGTGGCCTGCGGGCGGTATCCGATTTCGAATATGAATTTCAGCTGGCTCAGGTCAACCATAGCGTCGAGAAAGAAATCGAGACCCTGTTCATGATGACCTCGGTGCGTTACGGCTACCTCAGCTCGTCCATCGTCAAGGAAATGGCTGCCTACAACGGGCCGGTGGAAGACTTCGTCCCTCCCAACGTTCTCGGACGCCTGCGGCAAAAATTCTCTGCCGCGACACCGGTCTGA
- the iorA gene encoding indolepyruvate ferredoxin oxidoreductase subunit alpha, whose translation MNRKMLSGNEAIARGAFEAGVRLAVAYPGTPSTEILENCTQYPSIDASWAPNEKVSLEVAIGACFGGARSLVAMKHVGVNVAADPLFTLSYTGVVGGLVLAVADDPEMHSSQNEQDSRHYARAAKVPLFEPADSQEALEFTRLAFAASEQFDTPILLRTTTRIAHSKSIVTLGEPLTGLPQPALRKDPPKFVMLPGNARKRHLVVEERLQRMADWACSQPFNRIEERSDEVGVITAGVAYQYAREVLPEASVLKLGQVYPLPLALVRDFATRFKTLYVIEELEPFIEEQVRALGFDVIGKDRLSLCGELTPGRLRQGLLNQPIATAFSAGEDLPQRPPNLCPGCPHRGVFYALNRLKAFVTGDIGCYTLGFMPPLSAMDTCVCMGASVGNAAGLNRVLPAEDKQKVVGVIGDSTFLHTGINGLMDMVYNGSTATLVILDNRITAMTGRQENPASGYTLAGVSSKEVDLEQLCRSVGVEHVRLVDPWDLQGTETVIREEMARPAPSVVIARGPCVLIKRDVGQRKPPLLIDEGRCTGCKACLKIGCPAISWQADKGERGQAVVDTLLCVGCGICAQLCRFDAFSLAGEGGTN comes from the coding sequence ATGAACCGTAAAATGCTTTCTGGTAACGAAGCCATTGCCCGCGGTGCCTTTGAGGCCGGTGTGCGACTGGCGGTGGCTTATCCGGGCACCCCGAGTACCGAGATTCTGGAGAACTGCACCCAGTACCCGTCCATAGATGCCTCCTGGGCTCCTAATGAGAAGGTGTCGCTGGAGGTGGCGATTGGTGCCTGTTTCGGTGGTGCCCGCAGTCTGGTGGCCATGAAGCATGTCGGGGTCAATGTCGCGGCTGACCCGCTGTTCACCCTGTCCTATACCGGCGTGGTGGGTGGGCTGGTGCTGGCGGTAGCGGATGACCCGGAAATGCATTCATCGCAGAACGAACAAGACAGTCGTCATTACGCCAGGGCGGCCAAGGTGCCCTTGTTTGAGCCAGCTGACAGTCAGGAGGCGCTGGAGTTTACCCGCTTGGCTTTCGCTGCCAGTGAGCAGTTCGATACGCCGATTCTGTTGCGCACCACTACCCGTATCGCTCACTCCAAATCCATTGTCACGCTCGGGGAGCCCTTGACTGGCCTGCCGCAGCCGGCTTTGCGTAAAGATCCGCCCAAGTTTGTCATGCTGCCGGGCAACGCCCGTAAGCGGCATCTGGTGGTGGAAGAGCGTTTGCAGCGCATGGCCGATTGGGCCTGTAGCCAGCCGTTTAACCGCATCGAGGAACGCAGCGATGAGGTCGGTGTCATTACCGCCGGGGTGGCCTATCAGTACGCCCGCGAGGTGCTGCCCGAGGCCTCGGTGCTGAAACTCGGCCAGGTCTACCCGCTGCCTTTGGCTCTGGTGCGTGATTTTGCCACTCGTTTCAAGACGCTTTATGTGATTGAGGAGCTTGAACCCTTTATTGAAGAGCAGGTACGGGCGTTGGGATTTGATGTCATCGGCAAGGATCGGCTGTCCCTTTGTGGTGAGCTGACACCGGGCCGTCTGCGCCAGGGGCTGCTGAATCAACCCATTGCGACGGCCTTCAGTGCCGGCGAGGATCTGCCGCAGCGGCCGCCCAATCTTTGTCCCGGCTGTCCTCATCGCGGGGTGTTTTATGCCCTCAACCGGCTCAAGGCCTTTGTTACTGGCGATATTGGCTGCTACACCCTGGGCTTCATGCCGCCGTTATCGGCCATGGATACCTGTGTCTGCATGGGCGCCAGTGTTGGCAATGCCGCCGGTCTCAACCGCGTGCTGCCGGCAGAGGACAAGCAGAAGGTGGTGGGTGTCATCGGCGATTCCACCTTCCTGCACACCGGTATCAATGGTCTGATGGATATGGTCTATAATGGTTCCACCGCCACCCTGGTCATTCTGGACAATCGCATTACCGCCATGACCGGTCGGCAGGAAAACCCGGCGTCCGGTTACACCCTGGCTGGCGTCAGCAGCAAAGAGGTTGATCTGGAGCAGCTGTGTCGCAGTGTCGGTGTGGAGCATGTGCGCCTGGTGGATCCCTGGGATCTGCAGGGTACCGAGACGGTGATCCGCGAGGAAATGGCGCGGCCGGCGCCTTCGGTCGTTATCGCGCGCGGCCCCTGTGTGCTGATCAAGCGCGATGTCGGCCAGCGCAAGCCGCCTCTGTTGATCGACGAAGGTCGCTGCACAGGTTGCAAGGCCTGCCTGAAGATAGGCTGTCCGGCCATTTCCTGGCAGGCGGACAAGGGTGAGCGGGGGCAGGCGGTGGTGGATACACTGCTCTGTGTCGGCTGTGGCATCTGCGCCCAGTTGTGCCGTTTTGATGCCTTTTCACTGGCCGGCGAGGGAGGAACCAACTGA
- the yhbY gene encoding ribosome assembly RNA-binding protein YhbY, which produces MQPLTGKQIRHLRALGHHLQPVVLIGKEELSSRLLGSVEEALASHELIKIKLQEGCLTDRREVASQLAQACNAQQVQVLGRTILLYRPSDKNRIELPAAGRQR; this is translated from the coding sequence GTGCAACCCCTGACAGGAAAACAGATCCGCCATCTGCGTGCCCTGGGCCACCATCTGCAACCGGTGGTGCTGATCGGCAAGGAAGAACTCAGCAGCAGGCTGCTTGGCAGCGTCGAGGAAGCCCTTGCCAGTCATGAATTAATCAAAATCAAGCTACAGGAAGGCTGCCTGACCGATCGGCGCGAGGTAGCATCCCAGCTGGCACAGGCCTGTAACGCCCAGCAGGTCCAGGTACTCGGCCGCACCATCCTGTTATATCGGCCATCGGACAAAAACCGCATCGAACTGCCGGCCGCCGGCCGGCAGCGCTGA
- a CDS encoding Na/Pi cotransporter family protein, which translates to MTGFFSQDLLFGLMGGLGLFLFGMKIMSEGLQKVAGNRMRKILAALTNNRYVAAFVGLAVTAIIQSSSATTVMVVGFVNAGLMSLVQAIGVVLGANIGTTITAQLIAFKITKFALPAIGIGTLMKLFCKDKKNIYLGEILLGFGILFYGMSVMKEAFDPIKGSEQFRQVFLLVDNHPLLAVAIGALMTVIVQSSSATIGITLALATSGLISFEGSVALILGENIGTTVTANLAAIGTNVAARRTALSHFLFNFLGVTYMLVLLPYFVEFVNAITPGDADLVVTTQQQAHEFGLAVGDKPYIARHIANTHTLFNIINTLVFLPIIGVLANLATRLVPGKDSQLDFQLKYIDSRVLNTPPLALSQARSETNRMALLALECVDETLQFLDKADLRMLESLRKKEDLLDLLQREIIDFLVAISQRPISQEASREISSLMHVVNDLEKIGDYCENLWQLGERRIEQRIRFSSVAEAEVVDLAQKTREFVSFIQKAFERRDQTIIEKAQFMENQIDTLEAQLRDNHIQRLNTGECSVNPGLIFIDMIHNFEKIGDHTHSIARAIIGKK; encoded by the coding sequence ATGACAGGGTTTTTCAGTCAGGATTTGCTTTTCGGTTTGATGGGTGGTCTCGGCCTGTTCCTGTTCGGCATGAAGATCATGTCGGAGGGGCTGCAGAAGGTGGCGGGCAATCGCATGCGCAAGATTCTTGCGGCCCTGACCAATAACCGCTACGTCGCAGCCTTTGTCGGCTTGGCGGTGACCGCGATCATTCAGTCCTCCAGCGCGACGACCGTTATGGTGGTGGGCTTTGTCAATGCCGGACTGATGTCGCTGGTCCAGGCTATTGGCGTGGTGCTGGGAGCCAATATCGGAACCACCATCACCGCCCAGCTGATCGCGTTCAAGATTACCAAGTTTGCCTTGCCGGCCATCGGGATTGGTACCCTGATGAAGTTGTTCTGCAAGGATAAAAAGAATATCTATCTCGGTGAGATTCTGCTGGGGTTCGGTATTTTGTTCTATGGCATGTCGGTGATGAAGGAAGCCTTCGATCCGATCAAGGGCAGCGAGCAATTCCGTCAGGTGTTTCTGCTGGTGGATAATCACCCACTGCTGGCGGTCGCCATCGGCGCGTTGATGACCGTCATTGTCCAGAGCAGCAGTGCCACCATCGGGATCACCCTGGCGCTGGCCACCAGTGGTTTGATCAGTTTCGAGGGCAGCGTGGCCCTGATTCTGGGCGAGAACATCGGCACCACGGTGACGGCCAATCTGGCGGCTATCGGCACCAATGTTGCGGCTCGGCGGACAGCCCTGTCGCATTTTTTGTTCAACTTTCTCGGCGTGACCTACATGCTGGTGCTGCTGCCGTATTTTGTTGAATTCGTCAATGCCATTACGCCGGGGGATGCCGATCTGGTGGTTACCACCCAGCAGCAGGCCCATGAATTCGGCCTGGCGGTGGGGGATAAGCCCTATATTGCCCGCCATATCGCCAATACCCACACCCTGTTCAATATCATCAATACCCTGGTGTTTTTGCCGATTATCGGGGTGCTGGCCAACCTTGCGACGCGACTGGTGCCGGGGAAGGACAGCCAGCTCGATTTTCAGCTCAAGTATATCGACAGCCGGGTGCTCAATACACCGCCGCTGGCCCTGAGCCAGGCTCGCTCCGAAACCAACCGCATGGCGCTGCTGGCGCTGGAATGTGTTGATGAAACTCTGCAATTTCTTGATAAGGCTGACTTGCGCATGCTCGAATCATTGCGCAAGAAAGAGGACTTGCTCGATCTGCTACAGCGTGAAATTATCGATTTCCTGGTGGCTATCTCGCAACGGCCGATTTCTCAGGAGGCCTCGCGGGAGATTTCCTCCCTCATGCATGTGGTCAATGATCTGGAAAAGATCGGCGATTACTGCGAGAACCTGTGGCAACTGGGTGAGCGCAGAATTGAGCAGCGCATCCGTTTTTCCTCGGTGGCCGAAGCCGAGGTGGTTGATCTGGCACAGAAAACCCGTGAATTTGTTTCCTTCATCCAGAAGGCCTTCGAGCGGCGGGATCAGACCATCATCGAGAAGGCGCAATTCATGGAAAACCAGATCGATACCCTGGAGGCGCAACTGCGTGACAATCACATCCAGCGGCTTAATACCGGTGAGTGCTCTGTCAATCCGGGATTGATCTTTATCGATATGATTCACAACTTTGAGAAAATTGGTGATCATACCCACAGTATCGCACGGGCCATTATCGGCAAGAAGTGA
- a CDS encoding OmpP1/FadL family transporter, translating to MKSSPKQHLMGVALLSLVTLLPAVAGAAGFHIREQGAKAMAMANAFVAQADDPSAIFYNPAGIAFQSGTQVSLGVTVINVPETEFKGTTRLGDNRPGLGVEQAVDTKARDDVFFPPNFYMTSSKADSPWAFGIGVGSLYPLAKRWDTTSPFRDEIKEIAIKPININPTVAYRFDALKLALAVGVDYTYADVWLEKSACADAYALGAAPLPGLAAVQLGELEMEADGDGWGYNAGLLWRPSERLSVGVAYRSEIELEFDGDADYQITAAGNQVYSALAGYSDMVYGTGAETKITLPETWSFGLAIKPIERLTLELDADRFGWSSYDSLDIYFSENRILADSLNPKNWNDVWAYRFGLQYALTDQLDLRAGYARDNNPIPNGTLGPELPDSDRNNYTFGFGYHSERAVFDFAYMWVDFDDRRVNNETQAGTYESDAHLFAANLTYFF from the coding sequence GTGAAATCAAGCCCGAAACAGCATCTGATGGGGGTGGCGCTGCTGAGCCTGGTCACACTGCTGCCAGCCGTGGCCGGTGCCGCTGGCTTTCATATCCGTGAACAGGGCGCCAAGGCCATGGCCATGGCCAACGCCTTTGTTGCCCAGGCTGACGATCCTTCCGCCATCTTCTACAATCCCGCCGGTATCGCCTTCCAGAGCGGAACCCAGGTCAGTCTGGGGGTTACCGTTATCAATGTGCCGGAAACGGAATTCAAGGGTACCACGCGGTTGGGTGATAACCGTCCCGGTTTGGGTGTTGAGCAAGCCGTTGACACCAAGGCGCGCGACGATGTCTTTTTCCCGCCCAATTTTTACATGACCAGCAGTAAAGCCGATTCCCCCTGGGCCTTCGGTATTGGCGTCGGGTCGCTCTATCCGCTGGCCAAGCGCTGGGATACCACCAGCCCGTTCCGTGATGAGATCAAGGAAATCGCCATCAAGCCCATCAACATCAACCCGACAGTGGCCTACCGTTTTGACGCCCTCAAGCTGGCGCTGGCCGTTGGTGTCGATTACACCTATGCCGATGTCTGGCTGGAAAAATCGGCCTGTGCCGATGCCTATGCCCTGGGTGCCGCACCGCTGCCTGGTCTGGCGGCTGTGCAACTGGGGGAACTGGAGATGGAGGCCGACGGCGACGGCTGGGGGTACAACGCCGGTCTGCTGTGGCGGCCCAGTGAGCGCCTGTCTGTCGGTGTTGCCTATCGCAGCGAAATCGAATTGGAGTTCGATGGCGATGCCGATTACCAGATTACAGCGGCGGGAAATCAGGTTTACAGTGCGCTGGCCGGTTACAGCGATATGGTCTATGGCACTGGCGCTGAGACAAAGATCACGTTGCCGGAAACCTGGAGCTTCGGCTTGGCGATCAAGCCGATTGAGCGCCTGACTCTTGAGCTGGACGCTGACCGCTTTGGCTGGAGTTCCTATGACAGTCTGGATATTTATTTCAGTGAGAACCGCATCCTGGCGGATTCTCTCAATCCCAAGAACTGGAACGATGTCTGGGCTTACCGTTTTGGCTTGCAGTATGCCTTGACGGATCAGCTGGATCTGCGCGCCGGCTATGCCCGGGACAATAATCCGATTCCCAACGGTACCCTTGGGCCGGAATTGCCCGATTCCGACCGGAACAATTACACCTTCGGCTTCGGTTACCACAGTGAGCGGGCGGTATTTGATTTTGCCTACATGTGGGTGGACTTCGATGATCGGCGTGTGAACAATGAGACCCAGGCAGGTACCTACGAAAGCGATGCCCATCTGTTTGCGGCCAATCTGACCTATTTCTTTTAG
- the rsmD gene encoding 16S rRNA (guanine(966)-N(2))-methyltransferase RsmD produces MRIIAGQARGRQLADFSGRAIRPTSDRVREALFSILLSRLGSFEGLRVLDLFAGSGALALESLSRGACEAVLIDAAPAAARLIRQNAARCGLTERCQLVTRSLPEALMPLQGRRFDLIFIDPPYGQNLLPPLLQRIDQLQLLTPGGLLCAEEGRQSLPDERYGDLHLLLRRIYGQTAIHLYQPSLAAISSRGEPS; encoded by the coding sequence ATGCGCATCATCGCCGGACAGGCGCGCGGCCGCCAGCTGGCCGACTTTTCCGGCCGGGCCATCCGCCCCACCAGCGACCGGGTGCGGGAGGCCCTGTTCAGCATATTGCTCAGCCGGCTGGGCAGTTTTGAAGGCCTGCGGGTGCTGGACCTGTTCGCTGGCAGCGGCGCACTGGCACTGGAAAGCCTCAGCCGCGGAGCCTGCGAAGCGGTATTGATCGACGCCGCGCCAGCAGCCGCCCGTCTGATCAGACAGAACGCCGCTCGCTGCGGCCTGACCGAGCGCTGCCAACTGGTAACCCGGTCACTGCCAGAGGCCCTTATGCCCCTGCAGGGCAGGCGTTTCGATCTGATTTTTATCGACCCGCCCTATGGTCAGAACCTGCTGCCGCCGTTGCTGCAACGCATCGACCAGCTGCAACTCCTGACACCCGGTGGACTGCTGTGCGCCGAGGAAGGTCGCCAAAGCCTGCCGGACGAACGGTACGGTGATTTGCACCTGCTTTTGCGCCGCATCTATGGTCAGACCGCGATTCATCTCTACCAGCCCAGCCTGGCTGCCATTTCCTCCAGGGGAGAGCCGTCATGA